The Brachypodium distachyon strain Bd21 chromosome 4, Brachypodium_distachyon_v3.0, whole genome shotgun sequence nucleotide sequence CATGACAGGTGATAGCTGATAAGGTCTGATTAAGTTATCCTAGTGTGAATGTGATTGTGGTACCTACAGAGTGATCGATGATCCGTACTGGTCAATTGGTACAGAGACGCATGCTTGTATCATCCGTTCGGCCATGATAACACTCTGACACAGTACAGTGAAATTCCAACGTACGTAGCTTGTTCCAATTCCAAGGGCGATCGAGCACACAGAATTACAGGTTCGCACACAGCCATGTTATGGGCATTTCGTTTACGTCTACCACGCGATGTTTTCTCCGTAGTAGAGTAGGCGACTTATTAATAAACGGAAATCCGCATTgtatttcaaagaaaaaaaaagctgcagCACACAAGATTCTGTGTGTTCTGCAGAAACGAAGAATGATTGTTCTTCTCGCTGTCTCGCACGCCAGATAGACCCGCGAGCATGCAGTCGGCGTGGAACGACCGGCGACCACGACATGACGATcgataaaaataaaaaaaatcacgttTGAACGAGTCAAAGGCCTCATGCAACCTCCTGGTCCTGGATCGACCAAGCAGCCATCAATCTAGCTAGTCCTCGTGACGGGCGCGGCGAATGGTTCAAACCTGTACGCGTCCAGGGCTCACATGGGGATGGGGGagaggtgcatgcatgcccgcTTGGCACAGTTTAGGAAGttggcatggcatggcacGGGACGGTTATTAACCCCTTATAACGTGTTGGTTATTAACCCCTTATAACGTGTTGTATGGCATATTGGCATTGTATCTTTGGATGCGTACGTAGTACTCCACGTTATTTACCCCTTGCGGAGACACAGCGCCGCTCGGCCGGACCACCACGGGCCACGGAGACGCACCTCAGTACCTGTACTACCGTACGTATGTGCTACAGGAGCAGGTGCTGGCCGACGCGGGAGGACGGGACGGGACCGGACCGGGCTCCGGAGAGGTAGCTTGGCATAGAGAGGCACATGCCTGCCGGGGGTACGTACGGTTAATTTCGGTGCGATGTTACGCGAGTCTTTTTCTGTGATTGTGCTAGCTAGATTTGATCGCGGGACGGCCGGGTCAAATTCTGTACGTGCtatatctagctagctagctagatctaTTGATGACCAAGACATGCGGGGTTTTCTAATGTTTATTTCCTGTTTTAGGGTGATTTGTTTCGTCTGATAATACCGACACAGCACGGCATGTTATGTTATGCGCACCTCGATTTTGATCTGTTCTGAGCCGTGTGCTGTCAAGCTTGGAGGATCTGCTTTGTCATCACTCGTCaggtgatcgatcgatcaaggGCTACAGACACGAGCTTTAACTCAGTGCCCAAGACAGATCTTAAGTACGTATACGCCGTTTTGCGTTCGAATTGGTGATCTGTATATATAGCAAGCACTCAAGAACAACAGCAAATGAATATGCATCCTACTTGACGGTGCAATGtaatgtagtactccctccgtccaacaaaaaatgtctcaagtttgtcaaaatttcgATGTATCtggacatgacttagtgtatatatgtattcaaatttgatcaaaattgagacatcttttgttggacggagggagtaattccCTTCTTTACTTGCATACTCTCTTGATTTCACTATGTATATGTTTAAAACGTCAGAATTTTTTGTTGTTAATTTGTCCGGTGAGAAAAATAATCAAGAGTTTTTTTAAGGATTAATCAAGGCCGTAATCCTCCTATTGTTTCGAAACTTAAATGCTCTAGGATGGATTAAGGGGTCATGGCATGTCGTTTAATAGGAGAAGGTTCAAGTATTCTGAGAAACTTGCGGATGCTACACGTACAAgtaaaaagaaattaaaggaGTATATGATTGTGAGAGTTTTCTTTTGTGTCTAATGGTTGTTATCTAGACCAACCAAAAAAAGTTGGCTAGATCTTTCCCGTTTTCTTGACCATCCAATGTTGGAATTTAAGACTCCTAGGTTAAAGATGCGCCACAAAATGATACTCCGTCACATTTGGTTTTATTAAgacaaaactttgaccaataattactaattaatatatatttgGTTAATATGGTATGAAATCAAAATTGTTAGTAAGTACGTCCGATGCCCATGTAGTGATATTACTGGCATGCCTTATAAACTACATGGTCAAAACTTTGCCTTAAAACATAATATGTCTTGTATGAcaatgaaacggagggagtatctataGAGGgcatgaaacattgatgtaaGGTCAAAACAAAAGGTCGTGTTGGCGACCACATGGAAGAAGATTTGATAACAAAATGGGAatagaatacataggaaatgaTGGAAACAACAATGGAACAATTATAGGCAAGGCCATGGGCACGCATAAGTGTGGATATAAGAGGATTCATAGAGATCAGCTCGATCAATCTCGAGGCAATTTTTCGTCGAGGATCTGGCCAGGTAGAGTGGAAGAGGACATTTGAGATGGGAAGTGTGGACTTACAAAAAAACATGGGAAGTGTGGCTATATATATCGAGGCGATCAATGATATTCTTTCATTTCAAAGGTGAGTGCGTACGACTTAGAAACACCAGAATTGTGGAAAAAAGGGCATGAAATAGGTTACAGTGGCAAAGTTGCCTAGAACTTTCCTAAATCTCAGTCAACTTTTTATTTATGCCACAGAATCAACATTGGTGTGTACTACTCCATAACAATTCGTGAAATATGTGGATGAATATGCATGTGATTTGGCAGAGGTTGTTATCCTTATTAAAGCGTTGGTGACCGTTGTCCCTGATGAATAACATATAGATTCTAGACAGTTGTGTTTTGTTGATAGACACTAATTAAGGCATTGGAGGCTCCTTGACGGTGtatctggaaaaaaaaatctatcatGACTCGCCCGAGAACTCTACGAGTGTCTGAAATTCGCGATAAAAAAAtcccgataaaaaaaaactccacgAGTGTCTGAACCACAGACACATAACCGCTTATATTTTAGTCATGTTTCTACTGTTATTCGAGTATCTATAAGCCTTCTGAAATTCGCTAGCTCTACTTTGCCAACAACCGCGCAACCTAATAGACCTTTAGGAATGAGTTATGTACTCcatccgattcataataagtgttttgGATTTATTACAAAgatcggatggagtaataAATCGTGCGTTACTCACGTTGACGATGTGGTTTCGTTTTTATGAAATGGAACAGGATGATGAACCTTTTGAtctaaaaaaatagttttttttttcattttccaaCTAGCTGTTCttcagaaaataataatctcaAATACCTGAAATTATAGTACTCTCAAGTAGCCGCCCAACATTTCCCACAAAAATTCGATGCCATGTTTTCGTTTGGTTGTTGCCAAGTTTCTATTGAGTCCGACTCAATAGGTCGGGAGGACAAGTTTTACCACGCAAGCTCCGAAAGTTGGAAAATCACATTATTCCACATTTTCGCGAAGCAGTACGTCATGTATCTAGCCGCCGTGGCCGTACCGCACAGGTCGATTTACTGAGGAACCATGTCGCAGATAAAGAAGTGGTGGACACGGCCTCCGTGTTCATTTGTCGTCTACGCATCGGTGGgccgggcgccggcgggtgggAGCTATAGCTAGCGGGTCCAACGGCGATACGGCGCGTCCAAATGATTATCGGAAACGTCATCGCTGGATTATTGGTGGGGGCAAACACTTCCACGCTGGAGGACAGATCCACGATCCGACACGCGCGTATCCCACGTGGTCTGGTCTCCGCCCGGTCAACAACCGGAGTTAATCCCAAGCATTGATTCGTTCAGGTTGCAGTTACGCTATGCACCGATACTGGAGCACGCCGTCCGATTGGTGCGCGCGCTCGAGCCTATAAATTGCACTCGTCTCCCCTGCATTTTTCCTcactcacaagtcacaagcACTTGCAGAGAGCAGCAGTAGCGAGACAGTAGCGGCGATTTGGTTGGGTTGGTACTGTGTAGAGTGCCGAGAGCTAGAAATGGCACCGGCTTCGTCGTTCCCGATCATCGACATGGGGCTGCTGGGCGGGGAGGAGAGGCCCGCGGCCATGGAGCTGCTGCACGACGCATGCGAGAACTGGGGATTCTTCCAGGTGATTATGTAACACCGATAAAGAAAAACGGCCGGGCAGTGATAATTGACCAGTGACACAACACGGAGCGCGCGCGAGAGCAAGCTTCGTAGAATCGTAGTTATGCTTTTGTGTCGATCTTAATGAGTTGTAagctaattttgttttgttgttgcGGTGCGTGCAGGTTCTGGACCACGGCATCTCGACGGAGCTGCTGGACGAGGTGGAGAAGATGACCAAGGCGCACTACAAGAGGGTGCGCGAGCAGAGGTTCCTGGAGTTCGCGAGCAAGACGCTGGAGGGCGGCAAGGCTGACACGGAGAACCTGGACTGGGAGAGCACCTTCTTCGTGCGCCACCTCCCTGAGCCCAACATCGGCGACATACCGGACCTCGACGACGACTACAGGCGTGTGATGAAGCAGTTCGCGGCGGAGCTGGAGAAGCTGGCGGAGCGGCTCCTGGACCTGCTCTGCGAGAACCTCGGCCTGGAGAAAGGCTACCTCACGCGCGCCTTCCGCGCCGGCTCCAAGGCCGGCGTCCCGACCTTCGGCACCAAGGTCAGCAGCTACCCGCCGTGCCCTCGCCCGGACCTCGTCAAGGGCCTCCGCGCCCAcaccgacgccggcggcaTCATCCTGCTCTTCCA carries:
- the LOC100838946 gene encoding 1-aminocyclopropane-1-carboxylate oxidase 1, with the protein product MAPASSFPIIDMGLLGGEERPAAMELLHDACENWGFFQVLDHGISTELLDEVEKMTKAHYKRVREQRFLEFASKTLEGGKADTENLDWESTFFVRHLPEPNIGDIPDLDDDYRRVMKQFAAELEKLAERLLDLLCENLGLEKGYLTRAFRAGSKAGVPTFGTKVSSYPPCPRPDLVKGLRAHTDAGGIILLFQDDQVGGLQLLKDGAWVDVPPTRHSIVVNLGDQLEVITSGRYKSVLHRVVAQTDGNRMSIASFYNPASDAVIFPAPALVKKEAGAGTYPKFVFEDYMKLYVRHKFEDKEPRFEAFMSMETDTSKLIATA